One genomic segment of Buchnera aphidicola (Anoecia oenotherae) includes these proteins:
- a CDS encoding redoxin domain-containing protein → MALVTLPAPDFTASAILKNGNIVDNFNLKKFIHNKYSIIFFWPMDFTFVCPSELISLDNAYVHFEKRKVQIIGISVDSVFVHNAWRNTDRRNGGIGPVQYVMVSDIKRKIQKLYGIEHPILGVALRASFIVDKHGIIRHQVVNDLPFGRNTQELLRIIDSIEHTETAGEVCPANWKKGKEGMIPSSLGVKSFLIKHSNSL, encoded by the coding sequence ATGGCATTAGTAACATTACCTGCTCCAGATTTTACTGCATCAGCTATTTTAAAAAATGGTAATATTGTAGATAATTTTAATTTAAAAAAATTTATACATAACAAATATTCTATTATATTTTTTTGGCCTATGGATTTTACTTTTGTATGTCCTTCTGAATTGATATCTTTAGATAATGCCTATGTTCATTTTGAAAAACGCAAGGTTCAAATTATAGGTATTTCTGTAGATTCAGTTTTTGTGCATAATGCTTGGAGAAATACTGATCGTCGAAATGGAGGTATTGGACCAGTGCAATATGTAATGGTTTCTGATATAAAGAGAAAAATACAAAAATTGTATGGTATAGAACATCCTATTTTAGGAGTAGCTTTAAGAGCATCTTTTATAGTAGATAAACATGGAATTATTCGACATCAAGTTGTCAATGATCTTCCTTTTGGAAGAAATACACAGGAATTATTAAGAATTATAGATTCTATTGAACATACTGAAACAGCTGGAGAAGTATGTCCTGCGAATTGGAAAAAAGGAAAAGAAGGAATGATTCCTTCTTCATTAGGTGTTAAAAGTTTTTTGATAAAACATAGTAATAGCTTATAA
- the nrdA gene encoding class 1a ribonucleoside-diphosphate reductase subunit alpha — protein MNDRLFVTKRSGRKEIISLKKINQILNWAANGLNKISLSKVISRSKIQFYNGIQTIKIHEIMIKSSADLITEDASDYQFLAARLTIFYLRKKAYGQFHPPSLYDHVINMVKKGKYDKHLLEDYSIDEYLVMDSCIDHYRDMNFSYAAVKQLEGKYLIQNRITGKIYESAQFLYMLIAACLFSTYPKINRMTYIKKFYNAISTFKISLPTPIMSGVRTPIRQFSSCVLIECADSLDSINSTASAIVKYVSQRAGIGINVGRIRAIGSSIRNGETFHTGCIPFYKYFQSAIKSCSQGGVRGGAATLFYPIWHYEVESLLVLKNNRGIEENRVRHVDYGVQINKLMYERILSGKNITLFSPSDVPDLYNSFFCDQKKFKTLYLTYEKDKNIRKKCVKATDLFSLILNERTSTGRIYIQHVDHCNSHSPFNSDKAPIRQSNLCLEILLPTKPLNDLNDENGEIALCTLSAFNLGKIKKIEDLEDIANITVRALDALLDYQNYPIIAAKNSAIGRRALGIGVTNFAYYLAKNNVRYSDGSANKLTHNTFEAIQYYLLRASSNLAKEKGPCSLFHETNYFKGLLPIDTYKKSVDEICNEPLKFNWESLRKKIKKYGLRNSTLSALMPSETSSQISNSTNGIEAPRGFISIKTSKDGILKQVVPDYEKLKNKYELLWSIPNNLGYLKLVSIMQKFIDHSVSTNTNYDPELFLNGKIPIRHLLKDLLIAYKFGLKTLYYQNTRDRAGELELNNKKNSDFFDHCDNGACII, from the coding sequence ATGAATGATAGGTTATTTGTAACTAAGCGAAGTGGTAGAAAAGAAATAATTAGTTTAAAAAAAATTAATCAAATATTAAATTGGGCTGCAAATGGTTTAAATAAAATTTCTTTGTCTAAAGTTATATCTCGTTCTAAAATACAGTTTTATAATGGCATACAAACCATTAAAATACATGAAATAATGATAAAATCATCTGCAGATTTAATTACAGAAGATGCTTCTGACTATCAGTTTTTAGCTGCTAGATTAACTATTTTTTATCTTAGAAAAAAGGCATATGGTCAATTTCATCCACCTTCATTATATGATCATGTGATAAATATGGTAAAAAAAGGGAAATACGATAAGCATTTATTGGAAGATTATTCTATAGATGAATATTTAGTTATGGATTCATGTATAGATCATTATAGAGATATGAATTTTTCATATGCAGCTGTTAAACAATTAGAAGGAAAATATTTAATTCAAAATAGAATTACTGGTAAGATTTATGAAAGCGCTCAGTTTTTATATATGCTAATAGCAGCTTGTTTATTTTCTACTTATCCTAAAATTAATAGAATGACATACATTAAGAAGTTTTATAACGCTATTTCTACGTTTAAAATTTCTTTGCCTACTCCTATTATGTCAGGAGTGAGAACTCCAATACGTCAATTTAGTTCTTGTGTTTTAATAGAATGTGCTGATAGTCTTGATTCTATTAATTCTACAGCTAGTGCTATCGTAAAGTATGTTTCTCAAAGAGCTGGTATTGGAATAAATGTAGGAAGAATTCGTGCTATAGGTAGTTCTATTAGAAATGGAGAAACGTTTCATACTGGTTGTATTCCATTTTATAAATATTTTCAAAGTGCAATTAAGTCTTGTTCTCAAGGTGGAGTAAGGGGAGGAGCAGCTACGCTATTTTATCCTATTTGGCATTATGAAGTAGAAAGTTTATTAGTTTTAAAAAATAATAGAGGAATTGAAGAAAATAGAGTTCGACATGTAGATTATGGAGTGCAAATAAATAAATTAATGTATGAGAGGATTTTATCTGGAAAAAATATTACATTATTTAGTCCTTCAGATGTTCCAGATTTATATAATTCTTTTTTTTGTGATCAAAAAAAGTTCAAAACATTATATTTAACATATGAAAAAGATAAAAATATAAGGAAAAAGTGTGTAAAAGCTACTGATTTATTTTCTTTAATTTTAAATGAAAGAACTTCGACTGGTAGAATTTATATTCAGCATGTAGATCACTGTAATTCACATAGTCCTTTTAATTCTGATAAAGCTCCTATTCGTCAATCTAATTTATGTTTAGAGATATTATTACCTACTAAACCTTTAAATGATTTAAATGACGAAAATGGAGAAATAGCATTATGTACATTATCTGCATTTAATTTAGGAAAAATAAAAAAAATAGAGGATTTAGAAGATATAGCAAATATTACTGTAAGAGCTTTAGATGCTTTATTAGATTATCAAAATTATCCTATTATTGCTGCTAAAAATAGTGCAATAGGAAGAAGAGCTTTAGGTATTGGAGTGACTAATTTTGCATATTATCTTGCAAAAAATAATGTTCGATATTCTGACGGTAGTGCTAATAAATTAACTCATAATACTTTTGAAGCTATTCAATATTATTTACTGCGTGCTTCTTCTAATCTAGCAAAAGAAAAAGGTCCATGTAGTTTGTTTCACGAAACTAATTATTTTAAAGGTTTATTACCAATAGATACGTATAAAAAAAGTGTAGATGAAATATGTAATGAACCATTAAAGTTTAATTGGGAATCTTTAAGAAAAAAAATAAAAAAATATGGATTAAGAAATTCTACTCTATCAGCGTTAATGCCATCAGAAACATCGTCTCAAATTTCTAATTCTACTAATGGAATAGAAGCTCCAAGAGGATTTATTAGTATTAAAACTTCAAAAGATGGAATATTAAAACAAGTTGTACCAGATTATGAAAAATTAAAAAATAAATATGAATTATTATGGAGTATACCTAATAATCTTGGGTATTTAAAATTAGTTAGTATTATGCAAAAATTTATAGATCATAGTGTTTCTACTAATACTAATTATGATCCAGAATTATTTTTAAATGGAAAAATTCCTATAAGGCATTTATTGAAAGATTTATTAATTGCTTACAAATTTGGTTTAAAAACTTTATATTATCAAAATACACGTGATAGAGCAGGAGAACTTGAATTAAATAATAAAAAAAATTCTGATTTTTTTGATCATTGTGATAATGGCGCATGTATTATATAG
- a CDS encoding DUF2076 domain-containing protein: protein MKQEEKNLIENLFNQLKKNEEKFPGRNTEAEKYIKNLILKQPNSIYYIVQTVLVQESVIKKLNTELELQKKNYKEKEEPNFLSSSSLDQKNNTISSINNTTSETKKNYNHSQLNPKNNINDLYNNHPNNTNNDSFLGSAIKTAAGVAGGVVLGNMFSNLFQHNNNEKHVDHIIEHDTIIEKNINNTNFQNNNKDDLNNTEEELSSHNMFHTDSNNTEEELSSHNMFHTDSNNTEEELSSNDMFSDNDDIDDLNDL from the coding sequence ATGAAACAAGAAGAAAAAAATCTTATTGAAAATTTGTTTAATCAATTAAAAAAAAATGAAGAAAAGTTTCCAGGAAGAAATACAGAAGCTGAAAAATACATTAAAAATTTAATACTAAAACAACCAAACTCCATTTATTATATAGTACAAACAGTTTTAGTTCAAGAAAGCGTGATTAAAAAATTAAATACTGAATTAGAGTTACAAAAAAAAAATTATAAAGAAAAAGAAGAACCTAATTTTTTATCTTCTTCATCATTAGATCAAAAAAATAATACAATTTCTTCTATTAATAACACTACTTCAGAAACAAAAAAAAACTATAATCATAGCCAATTAAACCCAAAAAACAATATTAACGATCTATATAATAATCATCCTAATAATACTAACAATGATAGCTTTTTAGGAAGTGCGATTAAAACAGCAGCAGGAGTAGCAGGAGGAGTAGTATTAGGTAATATGTTTTCAAATTTATTTCAACATAATAATAATGAAAAACATGTCGATCATATTATAGAACATGACACAATTATAGAAAAGAATATCAATAATACTAATTTTCAAAATAATAATAAAGATGATTTAAATAATACAGAAGAAGAACTGTCTTCTCATAATATGTTTCATACTGATAGTAATAATACAGAAGAAGAACTGTCTTCTCATAATATGTTTCATACTGATAGTAATAATACAGAAGAAGAACTATCGTCAAATGATATGTTTAGTGATAACGACGATATCGATGATCTTAATGATTTATAA
- the nrdB gene encoding class Ia ribonucleoside-diphosphate reductase subunit beta, whose protein sequence is MKYSTFSKKNNNQLKEPMFFGQSVNISRYDQQKYEIFEKITEKQLSFFWRPEEIDLSRDKIDFEKLSKQEKHIFLSNLKYQTLLDSIQGRSPNVAFLPIVSIPELETWIETWSFSETIHSRSYTHIIRNITNSPSSIFQDIIVNKHIINRAIDISRYYDELITMTHYWQILGEGKHIINNKMLKVSLTELKKKLYLCLVSVNVLESIRFYVSFACSFAFAERKLMEGNAKIIRLIARDESLHLTATQYIINIISKFDMHEGMHKIASSCKNECYLIFKNAANQEKIWAKYLFKNGSMLGLNTSILCQYIEYITNIRMKSVGLKTIFPTCSNPLPWINSWLMSDNVQVAPQEAEISSYLVGQIDSNLSSNEFKNFKL, encoded by the coding sequence ATGAAATATTCTACTTTTTCAAAAAAAAACAACAATCAGTTAAAGGAACCAATGTTTTTTGGGCAATCTGTCAATATTTCTAGATATGACCAACAAAAATATGAAATTTTTGAAAAAATAACAGAAAAACAGTTATCTTTTTTTTGGAGACCAGAAGAAATTGATTTATCTAGAGATAAAATTGATTTTGAAAAGTTATCTAAACAGGAAAAACATATATTTTTAAGTAATCTAAAATATCAAACTTTATTAGATTCAATTCAAGGAAGAAGTCCTAATGTTGCTTTTTTACCAATAGTATCTATTCCAGAGTTAGAAACTTGGATAGAAACGTGGTCTTTTTCAGAAACAATTCATTCTAGATCGTATACTCATATTATTCGAAATATTACTAATAGTCCTTCCAGTATATTTCAGGATATTATTGTTAATAAACATATTATAAATAGAGCTATAGATATTTCGCGTTATTATGATGAGTTAATAACAATGACTCATTACTGGCAGATTTTAGGAGAAGGAAAACATATTATTAATAATAAAATGTTAAAAGTTAGTTTAACTGAATTAAAAAAAAAATTATATTTATGTTTAGTTAGTGTAAATGTATTAGAATCTATAAGATTTTACGTTAGTTTTGCGTGTTCTTTCGCTTTTGCAGAGAGAAAGTTAATGGAAGGTAATGCTAAAATAATTAGGCTTATAGCTAGAGATGAATCGTTACATCTAACTGCTACTCAGTATATAATTAATATTATATCAAAATTTGATATGCATGAAGGTATGCATAAAATTGCTAGTTCATGTAAAAATGAATGTTATTTAATTTTTAAAAATGCAGCTAATCAAGAAAAAATTTGGGCAAAATATTTATTTAAAAACGGTTCAATGTTAGGATTAAATACTAGTATATTATGTCAATATATTGAATATATAACTAATATTAGAATGAAATCAGTTGGTTTAAAAACAATATTTCCTACTTGTTCTAATCCTCTTCCATGGATTAATTCTTGGTTAATGTCGGATAATGTACAAGTAGCACCTCAAGAGGCAGAAATAAGTTCGTATTTAGTAGGACAAATCGATTCTAATTTAAGTAGTAATGAATTTAAAAATTTTAAATTATAA
- the pta gene encoding phosphate acetyltransferase has product MNNTIMLIPIGYDVGLTTISLGLIKSIKEKNCSSIFLKPFLIKKNKENSSLTTLIIKQNKLSATINSILINKITDLKIKKNFSDFIEKIYEKYRNNKTKKKFFLIEGIEENKYLDNTNIELNLKIANEIKTNVIFVTDFKKNNSNHIEEKIDYINNIIQNNNKIKVQALVINKINNPNNIKNLINNNKNKKIKISNFINKIQKLSICKNISFIPWNIQLFSISLKKICSILHIKKMNIKNINLISINSITISENEKIPLNHACQMNTLFILDLKNRIHINDLCKKLNESVILLLNTNKRNSLYIQHYYFKKFNKNPSFLYSEMNTPELISKLKNIKLKKINLNTIRIKNIKKNISIYLQKIVHINNTKKNKTLPFKFSAIEFKYFLKKICSNLKKTILYTEGEEKKIIQSANICTKKNIASCILLGDPNKIYKTASTMNISINKRIKIINPNVIRKKYITRLIQLRKHKGMNIEKANHYIKNNMVLSTLMLENNEIDGIVAGIKQTTANTLIPPFQLIKKNKENSLISSIFFMLFKEKVLIFADCAINISPNEYQLAEIAIQSANTAKKFKITPIIAMISYSTGNSGKGCSVEIIKKSIQIVKKSHPDIIIEGPIQYDAAINYEIGKIKIPHSLVSGKATIFIFPDLNTGNVVYKAVQQSNNLISIGPIIQGLKKPVNDLSRGSSIQDIVYTTAITVIQSYLN; this is encoded by the coding sequence ATGAATAATACTATTATGTTAATACCGATAGGATATGATGTTGGTTTAACAACTATAAGTCTAGGACTCATTAAGTCTATCAAAGAAAAAAATTGCTCTTCTATTTTTTTAAAACCTTTCTTAATTAAAAAAAACAAAGAAAATTCATCTTTAACTACGCTAATAATAAAACAAAATAAATTATCCGCTACCATAAATTCTATTCTTATAAATAAAATTACTGATTTAAAAATAAAAAAAAATTTTTCTGATTTTATAGAAAAAATATATGAAAAATATAGAAATAATAAAACTAAAAAAAAATTTTTTTTAATAGAAGGAATTGAAGAAAACAAATATCTAGATAATACAAATATTGAATTAAATCTAAAGATCGCTAATGAAATAAAAACTAACGTTATTTTTGTTACAGATTTTAAAAAAAATAATTCAAATCATATTGAAGAAAAAATAGATTATATTAATAATATAATACAAAATAATAATAAAATTAAAGTACAAGCATTAGTTATTAATAAAATAAACAATCCTAACAATATTAAAAATCTAATCAATAATAATAAAAATAAAAAAATAAAAATCAGTAATTTTATAAATAAAATTCAAAAATTATCAATATGTAAAAATATTTCTTTTATACCTTGGAATATTCAATTATTCTCTATTTCTTTAAAAAAGATATGTTCAATACTACATATTAAAAAAATGAATATTAAAAACATAAATCTCATATCTATAAATTCTATAACTATTTCAGAAAATGAAAAAATCCCACTAAATCATGCATGTCAAATGAATACATTATTTATTCTCGATTTAAAAAATAGAATTCATATAAATGACTTATGTAAAAAATTAAATGAATCTGTTATTCTATTACTAAATACTAACAAAAGAAATAGTTTATACATACAACATTACTATTTCAAAAAATTTAATAAAAATCCTTCTTTTTTATATTCAGAAATGAATACGCCTGAACTAATATCTAAACTAAAAAACATAAAATTAAAAAAAATAAATCTAAATACTATTCGCATAAAGAATATAAAAAAAAATATTTCTATTTATCTGCAAAAAATTGTACATATAAATAATACAAAAAAAAATAAAACCCTACCATTTAAATTTTCTGCTATAGAATTTAAATATTTTTTAAAAAAAATATGTTCTAATTTAAAAAAAACTATTCTATATACAGAGGGAGAAGAAAAAAAAATAATACAATCCGCAAATATTTGTACTAAAAAAAACATAGCTTCTTGCATATTACTAGGAGATCCAAATAAAATATATAAAACTGCGTCAACAATGAATATTTCAATTAATAAAAGAATAAAAATAATTAATCCTAATGTTATAAGAAAAAAATATATAACACGTTTAATTCAATTACGTAAACATAAAGGAATGAACATAGAAAAAGCTAATCATTATATAAAAAACAATATGGTTTTATCTACTTTAATGCTAGAAAACAACGAAATTGATGGTATTGTAGCAGGAATAAAACAAACTACTGCCAATACACTGATACCACCATTTCAATTAATTAAAAAAAATAAAGAAAATTCTTTAATATCATCTATTTTCTTTATGTTATTTAAAGAAAAAGTACTAATTTTCGCAGATTGTGCTATTAATATTTCACCAAACGAATATCAATTAGCAGAAATAGCTATACAATCAGCTAACACTGCAAAAAAATTTAAAATAACCCCTATTATAGCGATGATTTCTTATTCTACTGGTAATTCAGGAAAAGGCTGCTCTGTTGAAATAATAAAAAAATCTATACAGATAGTAAAAAAAAGTCATCCTGATATTATTATTGAAGGTCCAATTCAATATGATGCAGCCATAAACTATGAAATAGGAAAAATAAAAATTCCACATTCTCTAGTATCTGGAAAAGCAACTATATTTATTTTTCCAGATTTAAATACTGGAAATGTTGTATATAAAGCAGTTCAACAATCTAATAATTTAATTTCTATAGGACCAATAATACAAGGATTAAAAAAACCAGTAAATGATCTTTCTAGAGGATCCTCAATACAAGATATTGTATACACAACAGCTATAACAGTAATTCAATCATATTTAAATTAA
- the gyrA gene encoding DNA topoisomerase (ATP-hydrolyzing) subunit A, producing the protein MLDDSREIEKVNIEKELEKSYLDYAMSVIIGRALPDVRDGLKPVHRRILFAMSVLGNYWNKPYKKSARIVGDVIGKYHPHGDSAVYDSLVRMAQNFSLRYMLVDGQGNFGSVDGDSAAAMRYTEVRMSKIAYELLSDLDKDTVNFVNNYDETEKIPDILPTKIPNLLINGSSGIAVGMATNIPPHNLKEVIDACLAYIDNSNLNVQDLMKYIPGPDFPTSGIINGQSGIKEAYSTGKGKIYIRSCTNIEINKKTKKESIIIYQLPYQVNKSKLIEKIAELVKEKRISGITALRDESDKDGMRIVVEIKREAISEVILNKLYLLTQLQISFGINMVALCNGQPKIMTLKEIIHCFIKHRKNIVRRRTVFQLKKIMNEAIVLEGFTIALGNIKRMIQLIQNASSSLEAKKILLSRRWIVNKIDFINNIYKKNAILQSININHAFINTNKKYLLNEKQAQAILDLRLYKLTHLEKNKIFSEYKQIVIEIQKLVDILKYSENLINVVKTELKDISKNFKDIRRTKIIVDQSDVTIEDIINKEDVVVTLSHSGYVKYQPISDYNAQKRGGKGKSATSMKEKDFIASLLVANTHDTILCFSSKGIIYWMKVYQLPEASRHARGKPIVNLLPLSYKERITAILPINKYNHGINIFMATAKGIVKKTRLSEFKRPRNKGIIAINLRNDDELIGVALTNGTDHVMLFTKKGKVVRFAEDKVRTMGRVASGIKGIKLDEKDKVVSLIIPRGSGNILTVTENGYGKQTKLSEFPVKSRATKGVIAIKITSKNKIMIGAIQVVNNNQIMIITNAGTLVRTRISEVCILGRNTQGIILIRTTSKEKVVALQKVNESILD; encoded by the coding sequence ATGTTAGATGATTCAAGAGAAATTGAAAAAGTAAATATTGAGAAAGAATTAGAAAAATCGTATTTAGATTATGCTATGTCAGTTATCATAGGTAGAGCTTTACCAGATGTCAGAGATGGTTTAAAACCAGTACATAGAAGAATACTATTTGCTATGAGTGTACTTGGTAATTATTGGAATAAACCATATAAAAAATCAGCTCGAATTGTAGGAGATGTTATTGGAAAATATCATCCTCATGGTGATTCAGCAGTTTATGATTCTCTTGTTCGCATGGCTCAAAATTTTTCTTTGCGCTATATGCTGGTAGATGGACAAGGAAATTTTGGATCTGTAGATGGCGATTCTGCAGCTGCTATGAGGTATACGGAAGTAAGAATGTCAAAAATAGCCTACGAATTATTAAGTGACTTAGACAAAGATACAGTTAATTTTGTAAATAATTATGATGAGACAGAAAAAATACCAGATATTCTTCCTACAAAAATTCCAAATTTATTAATAAATGGGTCTTCTGGTATAGCTGTAGGGATGGCAACTAATATTCCTCCTCATAACTTAAAAGAAGTAATAGATGCTTGCTTGGCGTATATTGATAATAGTAATTTGAATGTACAAGATCTTATGAAATACATACCTGGTCCAGACTTTCCAACTTCTGGTATAATTAATGGACAATCTGGTATAAAAGAAGCTTACAGTACAGGAAAAGGAAAAATATATATAAGATCTTGTACAAATATAGAAATAAACAAAAAAACTAAAAAAGAATCGATAATAATTTATCAATTACCATATCAGGTAAATAAATCTAAACTAATAGAAAAAATTGCTGAATTAGTGAAAGAAAAAAGGATTAGTGGAATAACTGCTTTGCGAGATGAATCAGATAAAGATGGTATGAGAATTGTAGTAGAAATAAAACGCGAAGCTATATCAGAAGTTATATTAAATAAGTTATATTTATTAACACAATTACAAATTTCTTTTGGAATTAATATGGTAGCATTATGTAATGGACAACCAAAAATAATGACATTAAAAGAAATAATACATTGTTTTATTAAACATAGAAAAAATATAGTAAGACGTCGTACGGTTTTTCAACTAAAAAAAATTATGAATGAAGCTATAGTATTAGAAGGATTTACTATTGCTTTAGGTAATATTAAAAGAATGATTCAACTTATTCAAAATGCTTCTAGTTCTTTAGAAGCTAAAAAAATTCTATTATCTAGAAGATGGATAGTGAATAAAATAGATTTTATAAATAATATTTATAAAAAAAATGCAATACTACAATCAATAAATATAAACCATGCATTTATTAATACTAATAAAAAATATTTATTAAATGAAAAACAAGCTCAAGCAATTTTAGATTTACGACTATATAAATTAACGCATTTAGAAAAAAATAAAATTTTTAGCGAATATAAACAAATTGTTATCGAAATTCAAAAATTAGTAGATATATTAAAATATTCTGAAAACTTGATTAATGTAGTTAAAACTGAATTAAAAGATATTTCTAAGAATTTTAAAGATATAAGAAGAACAAAAATAATAGTTGATCAATCAGATGTTACTATAGAAGATATTATCAATAAAGAAGATGTTGTCGTAACTCTATCTCATTCTGGGTATGTGAAATATCAACCTATATCCGATTACAATGCTCAAAAAAGAGGTGGTAAAGGAAAATCTGCTACTTCAATGAAAGAAAAAGATTTTATTGCAAGTTTGCTTGTTGCTAATACTCATGATACGATTTTATGTTTTTCTAGTAAAGGAATTATCTATTGGATGAAAGTGTATCAATTACCAGAAGCGAGTAGACATGCTAGAGGAAAACCTATTGTCAATTTATTACCTTTAAGTTATAAAGAGCGAATTACAGCTATTTTACCAATTAATAAATATAATCATGGTATAAATATATTTATGGCAACAGCAAAAGGAATAGTAAAGAAAACAAGATTATCAGAATTTAAACGCCCAAGGAATAAAGGAATTATTGCAATAAATTTACGAAATGATGATGAATTAATTGGTGTTGCATTAACAAATGGAACAGATCATGTTATGTTATTTACAAAAAAAGGAAAAGTAGTGCGTTTTGCTGAAGATAAAGTTAGAACTATGGGAAGAGTAGCATCTGGAATAAAAGGAATAAAACTGGATGAAAAAGATAAAGTAGTTTCTTTAATAATCCCGCGTGGATCTGGAAATATTTTAACTGTTACTGAAAATGGATATGGAAAACAAACAAAATTATCAGAATTTCCTGTAAAGTCGCGTGCTACAAAAGGTGTGATTGCAATTAAAATAACTAGTAAAAATAAGATAATGATAGGTGCTATACAAGTTGTAAATAATAATCAAATTATGATTATAACTAATGCTGGAACTTTAGTAAGAACGAGGATTTCAGAAGTATGTATTTTAGGAAGAAATACACAAGGAATAATATTAATAAGAACTACTTCTAAAGAAAAAGTAGTAGCTTTACAAAAAGTGAACGAATCTATTTTAGATTAA
- a CDS encoding acetate kinase: MKKILVLVLNCGSSSIKFSIIDIYNNEKHIFGLADCLTLQNPSISWKTYKNYHKHNLKQYSNHKTALHFIFSKIILKHSNILNNLKFISHRVVHGGNETKNAVFINDLVIQNIKNMSCFAPLHNPINLLGIQLSMSILPSLSTKNIAVFDTSFHQTIPKIAHMYAIPYHFYKKEKIRRYGAHGISHSYVYKKATIMLKKPKNTLNIITCHLGGGCSITAICQGKSVDTSMGLTPLEGLVMGTRSGDIDPAIIFYMHENLKIKIHDIYNILTLQSGIKAINKKTSDFRYSEKNYFIDNNAKNSVDIFCYRLAKYISGYTCAIKGKLHAVVFTGGIGENSSLVRKLTISRLSLIGLFIDNKYNNQKNTKKPRFINKNTSIPILVIPTEEEIAIAQETAKIISHI; encoded by the coding sequence ATGAAAAAAATACTTGTTCTCGTTCTTAATTGTGGAAGTTCTTCTATAAAATTTTCTATTATAGATATATATAACAATGAAAAACATATTTTTGGTTTAGCAGATTGTTTAACCTTACAAAATCCTTCTATTTCTTGGAAAACATATAAAAATTATCATAAACATAATTTAAAACAATATAGTAATCATAAAACTGCATTACATTTTATATTTTCTAAAATTATATTGAAACATAGTAATATTTTGAATAATCTTAAATTTATATCCCATCGGGTAGTTCATGGTGGAAATGAAACAAAAAATGCTGTATTTATAAATGATTTAGTAATACAAAATATAAAGAATATGTCTTGCTTTGCTCCTTTACATAATCCTATTAATCTATTAGGAATACAATTATCTATGAGTATACTTCCTTCTCTTTCTACTAAAAACATTGCTGTTTTTGATACATCATTCCATCAAACTATCCCGAAAATAGCACATATGTATGCTATTCCTTACCATTTTTATAAAAAAGAAAAAATAAGACGTTATGGAGCACATGGAATTAGTCATAGTTATGTATATAAAAAAGCTACTATAATGTTAAAAAAACCTAAAAATACTTTAAATATTATTACTTGTCATTTAGGTGGAGGATGTTCTATAACAGCAATTTGTCAAGGAAAAAGTGTAGATACTTCTATGGGATTAACTCCTCTAGAAGGTTTAGTAATGGGAACTAGAAGTGGAGATATAGACCCAGCTATAATATTTTATATGCATGAAAATTTAAAAATAAAAATACATGATATTTATAATATACTAACTTTACAATCTGGAATTAAAGCTATAAATAAAAAAACTAGTGATTTCCGTTATTCTGAAAAAAATTACTTTATTGATAACAATGCTAAAAATTCTGTAGATATTTTTTGTTATAGACTAGCTAAATATATTAGCGGATACACCTGTGCTATTAAAGGAAAATTACATGCTGTTGTTTTTACTGGAGGAATAGGAGAAAACTCTTCTTTAGTAAGAAAATTAACTATTTCAAGATTATCTCTAATAGGTTTATTCATTGATAATAAATACAACAATCAAAAAAATACTAAAAAACCGCGATTTATTAATAAAAATACTAGTATTCCTATACTAGTTATCCCAACAGAAGAAGAAATAGCTATTGCTCAAGAAACAGCTAAAATAATATCACATATTTAA